One window of the Eschrichtius robustus isolate mEscRob2 chromosome 13, mEscRob2.pri, whole genome shotgun sequence genome contains the following:
- the ITGA7 gene encoding integrin alpha-7 isoform X3, with the protein MAGTPGRDPWGAPGICYLLGSLLAGLLFPGAVAFNLDVMGALRKEGEPGSLFGFSVALHRQLQPGPQSWLLVGAPQALALPGQQANRTGGLFACPLSLEETDCYRVDIDRGADVQKESKENQWLGVSVRSQGPGGKIVTCAHRYEARQRVDQILETRDVIGRCFVLSQDLAIRDELDGGEWKFCEGRPQGHEQFGFCQQGTAAAFSPDSHYLLFGAPGTYNWKGLLFVTNIDSSDPDQLVYKTLDPADRLPGPAGDLALNSYLGFSIDSGKSLVRAEELSFVAGAPRANHKGAVVILRKDSASRLVPEVMLSGERLTSGFGYSLAVADLNNDGWTDLVVGAPYYFERQEELGGAVYVYMNQGGHWAGVSPLRLCGSPDSMFGISLAVLGDLNQDGFPDLAVGAPFDGDGKVFIYHGSSLGVVVKPSQVLEGEAVGIKSFGYSLSGGLDVDGNRYPDLLVGSLADTAVLFRARPVLHVSHEVSILPRNIDLEQPNCASGHSVCMDLRVCFSYIASPSSYSPVVALDYTLDGDTDRRLRGQVPRVTFLSRGPDDPKHQASGTVWLKHQHDRVCGDTMLQLQENVKDKLRAIVVTLSYSLQNPRLRRQAPGQGLPPVAPILNAHQPSTQRTEIHFLKQGCGEDKVCQSNLQLVHARFCARVSDTEFQPLPMDADGTTALFALSGQPVIGLELKVTNLPSDPAQPQADGDDAHEAQLLVTLPASLHYSGVRALDPAEKPLCLSNENASHVECELGNPMKRGAQVTFYLILSTSGITIETTELEVELLLATISEQELQPVSARARVFIELPLSITGVAIPQQLFFSGVVRGESAMQSERDVGSKVKYEVTVSNQGQSLNTLGSAFLNIMWPHEIANGKWLLYPMRVELEGGQGPGQRGLCSPRPNILHLDVDSRDRRRRELGQPELQEPHEQPEPSTSWWPVSSAEKKKNVTLDCTRGTASCVVFSCPLYSFDRAAVLHVWGRLWNSTFLEEYSAVKSLEVIVQANITVKSSIKNLLLRDASTVIPVMVYLDPVAVVAEGVPWWVILLAVLAGLLVLALLVLLMWKMGFFKRARYPEATVPQYHAVKIPREDRQQFKEEKTGTILRNNWGSPRREGPDAHPILAGDGHPELGSDGHPVPGTA; encoded by the exons GCTGCTGGTGGGCGCTCCCCAGGCTCTGGCCCTGCCTGGGCAGCAGGCGAATCGCACTGGAGGCCTCTTCGCTTGCCCACTGAGCCTGGAAGAGACTGACTGCTACAGAGTGGACATCGACCGGGGAG CTGACGTGCAGAAGGAGAGTAAGGAGAACCAGTGGTTGGGAGTCAGTGTTCGGAGCCAGGGACCTGGGGGCAAGATTGTT ACTTGTGCGCACCGATACGAGGCGCGGCAGCGTGTGGACCAGATCCTGGAGACGAGGGACGTGATTGGTCGCTGCTTTGTGCTAAGCCAGGACCTGGCCATCCGCGATGAGCTGGATGGCGGGGAGTGGAAGTTCTGTGAGGGACGCCCCCAGGGCCACGAACAATTTGGGTTCTGCCAGCAGGGCACGGCCGCCGCCTTCTCCCCCGACAGCCACTACCTCCTCTTTGGGGCCCCGGGAACCTATAACTGGAAGG gGTTGCTCTTTGTGACCAACATTGATAGCTCAGACCCTGACCAGCTGGTGTATAAAACTTTGGACCCTGCTGACCGGCTCCCAGGACCAGCCGGAGACTTGGCCCTGAATAGCTACTTAG GTTTCTCCATCGACTCGGGGAAGAGTCTGGTGCGAGCAGAGGAGCTGAGCTTTGTGGCAGGGGCCCCCCGTGCCAACCACAAGGGTGCTGTGGTCATTCTGCGTAAAGACAGCGCCAGTCGCCTGGTGCCTGAAGTTATGCTGTCCGGGGAGCGCCTGACCTCTGGCTTTGGCTACTCGCTGGCGGTGGCTGATCTTAACAATGATGG CTGGACAGATCTGGTAGTGGGTGCCCCCTACTACTTTGAGCGCCAAGAAGAACTGGGGGGTGCCGTGTATGTGTACATGAACCAGGGGGGTCACTGGGCTGGGGTCTCCCCTCTCCGGCTCTGCGGCTCTCCTGACTCCATGTTCGGGATCAGTCTGGCTGTCCTGGGAGACCTCAACCAAGATGGCTTCCCAG ACCTTGCCGTAGGGGCTCCCTTCGATGGGGATGGGAAAGTCTTTATCTACCACGGGAGCAGCCTGGGGGTTGTCGTCAAACCTTCCCAG GTGCTGGAGGGCGAGGCTGTGGGCATTAAGAGCTTTGGCTATTCTCTGTCGGGCGGCCTGGATGTGGATGGGAACCGCTACCCGGACCTGCTGGTGGGCTCCCTGGCCGACACTGCCGTGCTCTTCAG ggccaGGCCCGTCCTCCACGTCTCCCACGAGGTCTCTATTCTTCCAAGAAACATCGACCTAGAACAGCCCAACTGCGCCAGTGGCCACTCGGTCTG CATGGACCTCAGGGTCTGTTTCAGCTACATTGCATCGCCCAGCAGCTACAGCCCCGTTGTGG CCCTGGATTACACGTTAGATGGGGACACAGACCGGAGGCTCCGGGGCCAGGTGCCCCGTGTGACCTTCCTGAGCCGTGGCCCGGATGACCCCAAGCACCAGGCCTCAGGCACCGTGTGGCTGAAACACCAGCATGACCGAGTCTGTGGAGACACTATGCTTCAGCTTCAG GAGAATGTCAAAGACAAGCTTCGGGCCATCGTGGTGACTCTGTCCTATAGTCTCCAGAACCCTCGGCTCCGGCGACAGGCTCCTGGCCAGGGGCTGCCCCCCGTGGCCCCCATCCTCAATGCCCACCAGCCCAGCACCCAGCGGACAGAG ATCCACTTTCTGAAGCAAGGCTGTGGTGAAGACAAGGTGTGTCAGAGCAATCTGCAGCTGGTCCACGCCCGGTTCTGCGCCCGTGTCAGCGACACGGAGTTTCAGCCTCTGCCCAT GGATGCGGATGGGACGACAGCCCTGTTTGCACTGAGTGGGCAGCCAGTCATCGGCCTGGAGCTGAAGGTCACCAATCTGCCTTCggacccagcccagccccaggctgATGGGGATGACGCCCATGAAGCCCAGCTCCTGGTcaccctccctgcctctctgcaCTATTCAGGAGTCCGGGCCCTGGACCCTGCG GAGAAGCCGCTGTGCCTGTCCAATGAGAACGCCTCCCATGTCGAGTGTGAGCTGGGGAACCCCATGAAGAGAGGTGCCCAG GTCACCTTCTACCTCATCCTTAGCACCTCAGGGATCACCATTGAGACCACAGAGCTGGAGGTGGAGCTGCTGTTGGCCAC GATCAGCGAGCAGGAGCTGCAGCCGGTCTCTGCCCGAGCCCGTGTCTTCATCGAGCTACCACTGTCCATCACAGG GGTGGCCATTCCCCAGCAGCTCTTCTTCTCCGGCGTGGTGCGGGGCGAGAGTGCCATGCAATCTGAGCGAGATGTGGGCAGCAAGGTCAAGTATGAGGTTACG GTCTCCAACCAAGGCCAGTCACTCAATACCCTGGGCTCGGCCTTCCTCAACATCATGTGGCCCCACGAGATTGCCAACGGGAAGTGGCTGCTGTACCCTATGCGGGTGGAGCTGGAGGGCGGGCAGGGGCCGGGGCAGAGGGGACTCTGTTCCCCCAGGCCCAACATCCTCCACCTG gaTGTGGACAGCAGGGACAGGAGGCGGCGGGAGCTGGGGCAGCCGGAGCTGCAGGAGCCTCATGAGCAGCCGGAGCCCAGCACGTCCTGGTGGCCAGTGTCCTCTGCTGAGAAGAAGAAAAACGTCACCCTG GACTGCACCCGGGGCACGGCCAGCTGTGTGGTGTTCAGCTGCCCTCTCTACAGCTTTGACCGTGCAGCTGTGCTGCATGTCTGGGGCCGCCTCTGGAACAGCACCTTCCTGGAG GAGTACTCGGCTGTGAAGTCCCTGGAAGTGATTGTCCAAGCCAACATCACCGTGAAGTCCTCCATCAAGAACTTGCTGCTCAGAGATGCCTCCACAGTG ATCCCAGTGATGGTATACCTGGACCCCGTGGCTGTGGTGGCAGAAGGAGTCCCCTGGTGGGTCATCCTTCTGGCTGTACTGGCCGGGCTGCTGGTGCTGGCGCTGCTGGTGCTGCTCATGTGGAAG ATGGGATTCTTCAAGCGAGCGCGGTACCCCGAAGCCACTGTGCCCCAGTACCACGCGGTGAAGATCCCACGGGAAGACCGGCAGCAGTTCAAGGAGGAGAAGACGGGCACCATCCTGAGGAACAACTGGGGCAGCCCCCGGCGGGAGGGCCCCGATGCACACCCCATCCTGGCTGGGGATGGGCACCCGGAGCTGGGCTCCGATGGgcaccctgtgccaggcactgcctaG
- the ITGA7 gene encoding integrin alpha-7 isoform X2: protein MAGTPGRDPWGAPGICYLLGSLLAGLLFPGAVAFNLDVMGALRKEGEPGSLFGFSVALHRQLQPGPQSWLLVGAPQALALPGQQANRTGGLFACPLSLEETDCYRVDIDRGADVQKESKENQWLGVSVRSQGPGGKIVTCAHRYEARQRVDQILETRDVIGRCFVLSQDLAIRDELDGGEWKFCEGRPQGHEQFGFCQQGTAAAFSPDSHYLLFGAPGTYNWKGTARVELCVQGSADLAHLDDGPYEAGGEKEQDPRLIPVPANSYFGFSIDSGKSLVRAEELSFVAGAPRANHKGAVVILRKDSASRLVPEVMLSGERLTSGFGYSLAVADLNNDGWTDLVVGAPYYFERQEELGGAVYVYMNQGGHWAGVSPLRLCGSPDSMFGISLAVLGDLNQDGFPDLAVGAPFDGDGKVFIYHGSSLGVVVKPSQVLEGEAVGIKSFGYSLSGGLDVDGNRYPDLLVGSLADTAVLFRARPVLHVSHEVSILPRNIDLEQPNCASGHSVCMDLRVCFSYIASPSSYSPVVALDYTLDGDTDRRLRGQVPRVTFLSRGPDDPKHQASGTVWLKHQHDRVCGDTMLQLQENVKDKLRAIVVTLSYSLQNPRLRRQAPGQGLPPVAPILNAHQPSTQRTEIHFLKQGCGEDKVCQSNLQLVHARFCARVSDTEFQPLPMDADGTTALFALSGQPVIGLELKVTNLPSDPAQPQADGDDAHEAQLLVTLPASLHYSGVRALDPAEKPLCLSNENASHVECELGNPMKRGAQVTFYLILSTSGITIETTELEVELLLATISEQELQPVSARARVFIELPLSITGVAIPQQLFFSGVVRGESAMQSERDVGSKVKYEVTVSNQGQSLNTLGSAFLNIMWPHEIANGKWLLYPMRVELEGGQGPGQRGLCSPRPNILHLDVDSRDRRRRELGQPELQEPHEQPEPSTSWWPVSSAEKKKNVTLDCTRGTASCVVFSCPLYSFDRAAVLHVWGRLWNSTFLEEYSAVKSLEVIVQANITVKSSIKNLLLRDASTVIPVMVYLDPVAVVAEGVPWWVILLAVLAGLLVLALLVLLMWKMGFFKRARYPEATVPQYHAVKIPREDRQQFKEEKTGTILRNNWGSPRREGPDAHPILAGDGHPELGSDGHPVPGTA from the exons GCTGCTGGTGGGCGCTCCCCAGGCTCTGGCCCTGCCTGGGCAGCAGGCGAATCGCACTGGAGGCCTCTTCGCTTGCCCACTGAGCCTGGAAGAGACTGACTGCTACAGAGTGGACATCGACCGGGGAG CTGACGTGCAGAAGGAGAGTAAGGAGAACCAGTGGTTGGGAGTCAGTGTTCGGAGCCAGGGACCTGGGGGCAAGATTGTT ACTTGTGCGCACCGATACGAGGCGCGGCAGCGTGTGGACCAGATCCTGGAGACGAGGGACGTGATTGGTCGCTGCTTTGTGCTAAGCCAGGACCTGGCCATCCGCGATGAGCTGGATGGCGGGGAGTGGAAGTTCTGTGAGGGACGCCCCCAGGGCCACGAACAATTTGGGTTCTGCCAGCAGGGCACGGCCGCCGCCTTCTCCCCCGACAGCCACTACCTCCTCTTTGGGGCCCCGGGAACCTATAACTGGAAGG GCACGGCCAGGGTGGAGCTCTGTGTGCAGGGCTCAGCGGACCTGGCACATCTGGACGACGGGCCCTACGAGGCGGGGGGTGAGAAGGAGCAGGACCCCCGCCTCATCCCGGTCCCTGCCAACAGCTACTTTG GTTTCTCCATCGACTCGGGGAAGAGTCTGGTGCGAGCAGAGGAGCTGAGCTTTGTGGCAGGGGCCCCCCGTGCCAACCACAAGGGTGCTGTGGTCATTCTGCGTAAAGACAGCGCCAGTCGCCTGGTGCCTGAAGTTATGCTGTCCGGGGAGCGCCTGACCTCTGGCTTTGGCTACTCGCTGGCGGTGGCTGATCTTAACAATGATGG CTGGACAGATCTGGTAGTGGGTGCCCCCTACTACTTTGAGCGCCAAGAAGAACTGGGGGGTGCCGTGTATGTGTACATGAACCAGGGGGGTCACTGGGCTGGGGTCTCCCCTCTCCGGCTCTGCGGCTCTCCTGACTCCATGTTCGGGATCAGTCTGGCTGTCCTGGGAGACCTCAACCAAGATGGCTTCCCAG ACCTTGCCGTAGGGGCTCCCTTCGATGGGGATGGGAAAGTCTTTATCTACCACGGGAGCAGCCTGGGGGTTGTCGTCAAACCTTCCCAG GTGCTGGAGGGCGAGGCTGTGGGCATTAAGAGCTTTGGCTATTCTCTGTCGGGCGGCCTGGATGTGGATGGGAACCGCTACCCGGACCTGCTGGTGGGCTCCCTGGCCGACACTGCCGTGCTCTTCAG ggccaGGCCCGTCCTCCACGTCTCCCACGAGGTCTCTATTCTTCCAAGAAACATCGACCTAGAACAGCCCAACTGCGCCAGTGGCCACTCGGTCTG CATGGACCTCAGGGTCTGTTTCAGCTACATTGCATCGCCCAGCAGCTACAGCCCCGTTGTGG CCCTGGATTACACGTTAGATGGGGACACAGACCGGAGGCTCCGGGGCCAGGTGCCCCGTGTGACCTTCCTGAGCCGTGGCCCGGATGACCCCAAGCACCAGGCCTCAGGCACCGTGTGGCTGAAACACCAGCATGACCGAGTCTGTGGAGACACTATGCTTCAGCTTCAG GAGAATGTCAAAGACAAGCTTCGGGCCATCGTGGTGACTCTGTCCTATAGTCTCCAGAACCCTCGGCTCCGGCGACAGGCTCCTGGCCAGGGGCTGCCCCCCGTGGCCCCCATCCTCAATGCCCACCAGCCCAGCACCCAGCGGACAGAG ATCCACTTTCTGAAGCAAGGCTGTGGTGAAGACAAGGTGTGTCAGAGCAATCTGCAGCTGGTCCACGCCCGGTTCTGCGCCCGTGTCAGCGACACGGAGTTTCAGCCTCTGCCCAT GGATGCGGATGGGACGACAGCCCTGTTTGCACTGAGTGGGCAGCCAGTCATCGGCCTGGAGCTGAAGGTCACCAATCTGCCTTCggacccagcccagccccaggctgATGGGGATGACGCCCATGAAGCCCAGCTCCTGGTcaccctccctgcctctctgcaCTATTCAGGAGTCCGGGCCCTGGACCCTGCG GAGAAGCCGCTGTGCCTGTCCAATGAGAACGCCTCCCATGTCGAGTGTGAGCTGGGGAACCCCATGAAGAGAGGTGCCCAG GTCACCTTCTACCTCATCCTTAGCACCTCAGGGATCACCATTGAGACCACAGAGCTGGAGGTGGAGCTGCTGTTGGCCAC GATCAGCGAGCAGGAGCTGCAGCCGGTCTCTGCCCGAGCCCGTGTCTTCATCGAGCTACCACTGTCCATCACAGG GGTGGCCATTCCCCAGCAGCTCTTCTTCTCCGGCGTGGTGCGGGGCGAGAGTGCCATGCAATCTGAGCGAGATGTGGGCAGCAAGGTCAAGTATGAGGTTACG GTCTCCAACCAAGGCCAGTCACTCAATACCCTGGGCTCGGCCTTCCTCAACATCATGTGGCCCCACGAGATTGCCAACGGGAAGTGGCTGCTGTACCCTATGCGGGTGGAGCTGGAGGGCGGGCAGGGGCCGGGGCAGAGGGGACTCTGTTCCCCCAGGCCCAACATCCTCCACCTG gaTGTGGACAGCAGGGACAGGAGGCGGCGGGAGCTGGGGCAGCCGGAGCTGCAGGAGCCTCATGAGCAGCCGGAGCCCAGCACGTCCTGGTGGCCAGTGTCCTCTGCTGAGAAGAAGAAAAACGTCACCCTG GACTGCACCCGGGGCACGGCCAGCTGTGTGGTGTTCAGCTGCCCTCTCTACAGCTTTGACCGTGCAGCTGTGCTGCATGTCTGGGGCCGCCTCTGGAACAGCACCTTCCTGGAG GAGTACTCGGCTGTGAAGTCCCTGGAAGTGATTGTCCAAGCCAACATCACCGTGAAGTCCTCCATCAAGAACTTGCTGCTCAGAGATGCCTCCACAGTG ATCCCAGTGATGGTATACCTGGACCCCGTGGCTGTGGTGGCAGAAGGAGTCCCCTGGTGGGTCATCCTTCTGGCTGTACTGGCCGGGCTGCTGGTGCTGGCGCTGCTGGTGCTGCTCATGTGGAAG ATGGGATTCTTCAAGCGAGCGCGGTACCCCGAAGCCACTGTGCCCCAGTACCACGCGGTGAAGATCCCACGGGAAGACCGGCAGCAGTTCAAGGAGGAGAAGACGGGCACCATCCTGAGGAACAACTGGGGCAGCCCCCGGCGGGAGGGCCCCGATGCACACCCCATCCTGGCTGGGGATGGGCACCCGGAGCTGGGCTCCGATGGgcaccctgtgccaggcactgcctaG
- the ITGA7 gene encoding integrin alpha-7 isoform X5: MAGTPGRDPWGAPGICYLLGSLLAGLLFPGAVAFNLDVMGALRKEGEPGSLFGFSVALHRQLQPGPQSWLLVGAPQALALPGQQANRTGGLFACPLSLEETDCYRVDIDRGADVQKESKENQWLGVSVRSQGPGGKIVTCAHRYEARQRVDQILETRDVIGRCFVLSQDLAIRDELDGGEWKFCEGRPQGHEQFGFCQQGTAAAFSPDSHYLLFGAPGTYNWKGTARVELCVQGSADLAHLDDGPYEAGGEKEQDPRLIPVPANSYFGLLFVTNIDSSDPDQLVYKTLDPADRLPGPAGDLALNSYLGFSIDSGKSLVRAEELSFVAGAPRANHKGAVVILRKDSASRLVPEVMLSGERLTSGFGYSLAVADLNNDGWTDLVVGAPYYFERQEELGGAVYVYMNQGGHWAGVSPLRLCGSPDSMFGISLAVLGDLNQDGFPDLAVGAPFDGDGKVFIYHGSSLGVVVKPSQVLEGEAVGIKSFGYSLSGGLDVDGNRYPDLLVGSLADTAVLFRARPVLHVSHEVSILPRNIDLEQPNCASGHSVCMDLRVCFSYIASPSSYSPVVALDYTLDGDTDRRLRGQVPRVTFLSRGPDDPKHQASGTVWLKHQHDRVCGDTMLQLQENVKDKLRAIVVTLSYSLQNPRLRRQAPGQGLPPVAPILNAHQPSTQRTEIHFLKQGCGEDKVCQSNLQLVHARFCARVSDTEFQPLPMDADGTTALFALSGQPVIGLELKVTNLPSDPAQPQADGDDAHEAQLLVTLPASLHYSGVRALDPAEKPLCLSNENASHVECELGNPMKRGAQVTFYLILSTSGITIETTELEVELLLATISEQELQPVSARARVFIELPLSITGVAIPQQLFFSGVVRGESAMQSERDVGSKVKYEVTVSNQGQSLNTLGSAFLNIMWPHEIANGKWLLYPMRVELEGGQGPGQRGLCSPRPNILHLDVDSRDRRRRELGQPELQEPHEQPEPSTSWWPVSSAEKKKNVTLDCTRGTASCVVFSCPLYSFDRAAVLHVWGRLWNSTFLEEYSAVKSLEVIVQANITVKSSIKNLLLRDASTVIPVMVYLDPVAVVAEGVPWWVILLAVLAGLLVLALLVLLMWKMGFFKRARYPEATVPQYHAVKIPREDRQQFKEEKTGTILRNNWGSPRREGPDAHPILAGDGHPELGSDGHPVPGTA; encoded by the exons GCTGCTGGTGGGCGCTCCCCAGGCTCTGGCCCTGCCTGGGCAGCAGGCGAATCGCACTGGAGGCCTCTTCGCTTGCCCACTGAGCCTGGAAGAGACTGACTGCTACAGAGTGGACATCGACCGGGGAG CTGACGTGCAGAAGGAGAGTAAGGAGAACCAGTGGTTGGGAGTCAGTGTTCGGAGCCAGGGACCTGGGGGCAAGATTGTT ACTTGTGCGCACCGATACGAGGCGCGGCAGCGTGTGGACCAGATCCTGGAGACGAGGGACGTGATTGGTCGCTGCTTTGTGCTAAGCCAGGACCTGGCCATCCGCGATGAGCTGGATGGCGGGGAGTGGAAGTTCTGTGAGGGACGCCCCCAGGGCCACGAACAATTTGGGTTCTGCCAGCAGGGCACGGCCGCCGCCTTCTCCCCCGACAGCCACTACCTCCTCTTTGGGGCCCCGGGAACCTATAACTGGAAGG GCACGGCCAGGGTGGAGCTCTGTGTGCAGGGCTCAGCGGACCTGGCACATCTGGACGACGGGCCCTACGAGGCGGGGGGTGAGAAGGAGCAGGACCCCCGCCTCATCCCGGTCCCTGCCAACAGCTACTTTG gGTTGCTCTTTGTGACCAACATTGATAGCTCAGACCCTGACCAGCTGGTGTATAAAACTTTGGACCCTGCTGACCGGCTCCCAGGACCAGCCGGAGACTTGGCCCTGAATAGCTACTTAG GTTTCTCCATCGACTCGGGGAAGAGTCTGGTGCGAGCAGAGGAGCTGAGCTTTGTGGCAGGGGCCCCCCGTGCCAACCACAAGGGTGCTGTGGTCATTCTGCGTAAAGACAGCGCCAGTCGCCTGGTGCCTGAAGTTATGCTGTCCGGGGAGCGCCTGACCTCTGGCTTTGGCTACTCGCTGGCGGTGGCTGATCTTAACAATGATGG CTGGACAGATCTGGTAGTGGGTGCCCCCTACTACTTTGAGCGCCAAGAAGAACTGGGGGGTGCCGTGTATGTGTACATGAACCAGGGGGGTCACTGGGCTGGGGTCTCCCCTCTCCGGCTCTGCGGCTCTCCTGACTCCATGTTCGGGATCAGTCTGGCTGTCCTGGGAGACCTCAACCAAGATGGCTTCCCAG ACCTTGCCGTAGGGGCTCCCTTCGATGGGGATGGGAAAGTCTTTATCTACCACGGGAGCAGCCTGGGGGTTGTCGTCAAACCTTCCCAG GTGCTGGAGGGCGAGGCTGTGGGCATTAAGAGCTTTGGCTATTCTCTGTCGGGCGGCCTGGATGTGGATGGGAACCGCTACCCGGACCTGCTGGTGGGCTCCCTGGCCGACACTGCCGTGCTCTTCAG ggccaGGCCCGTCCTCCACGTCTCCCACGAGGTCTCTATTCTTCCAAGAAACATCGACCTAGAACAGCCCAACTGCGCCAGTGGCCACTCGGTCTG CATGGACCTCAGGGTCTGTTTCAGCTACATTGCATCGCCCAGCAGCTACAGCCCCGTTGTGG CCCTGGATTACACGTTAGATGGGGACACAGACCGGAGGCTCCGGGGCCAGGTGCCCCGTGTGACCTTCCTGAGCCGTGGCCCGGATGACCCCAAGCACCAGGCCTCAGGCACCGTGTGGCTGAAACACCAGCATGACCGAGTCTGTGGAGACACTATGCTTCAGCTTCAG GAGAATGTCAAAGACAAGCTTCGGGCCATCGTGGTGACTCTGTCCTATAGTCTCCAGAACCCTCGGCTCCGGCGACAGGCTCCTGGCCAGGGGCTGCCCCCCGTGGCCCCCATCCTCAATGCCCACCAGCCCAGCACCCAGCGGACAGAG ATCCACTTTCTGAAGCAAGGCTGTGGTGAAGACAAGGTGTGTCAGAGCAATCTGCAGCTGGTCCACGCCCGGTTCTGCGCCCGTGTCAGCGACACGGAGTTTCAGCCTCTGCCCAT GGATGCGGATGGGACGACAGCCCTGTTTGCACTGAGTGGGCAGCCAGTCATCGGCCTGGAGCTGAAGGTCACCAATCTGCCTTCggacccagcccagccccaggctgATGGGGATGACGCCCATGAAGCCCAGCTCCTGGTcaccctccctgcctctctgcaCTATTCAGGAGTCCGGGCCCTGGACCCTGCG GAGAAGCCGCTGTGCCTGTCCAATGAGAACGCCTCCCATGTCGAGTGTGAGCTGGGGAACCCCATGAAGAGAGGTGCCCAG GTCACCTTCTACCTCATCCTTAGCACCTCAGGGATCACCATTGAGACCACAGAGCTGGAGGTGGAGCTGCTGTTGGCCAC GATCAGCGAGCAGGAGCTGCAGCCGGTCTCTGCCCGAGCCCGTGTCTTCATCGAGCTACCACTGTCCATCACAGG GGTGGCCATTCCCCAGCAGCTCTTCTTCTCCGGCGTGGTGCGGGGCGAGAGTGCCATGCAATCTGAGCGAGATGTGGGCAGCAAGGTCAAGTATGAGGTTACG GTCTCCAACCAAGGCCAGTCACTCAATACCCTGGGCTCGGCCTTCCTCAACATCATGTGGCCCCACGAGATTGCCAACGGGAAGTGGCTGCTGTACCCTATGCGGGTGGAGCTGGAGGGCGGGCAGGGGCCGGGGCAGAGGGGACTCTGTTCCCCCAGGCCCAACATCCTCCACCTG gaTGTGGACAGCAGGGACAGGAGGCGGCGGGAGCTGGGGCAGCCGGAGCTGCAGGAGCCTCATGAGCAGCCGGAGCCCAGCACGTCCTGGTGGCCAGTGTCCTCTGCTGAGAAGAAGAAAAACGTCACCCTG GACTGCACCCGGGGCACGGCCAGCTGTGTGGTGTTCAGCTGCCCTCTCTACAGCTTTGACCGTGCAGCTGTGCTGCATGTCTGGGGCCGCCTCTGGAACAGCACCTTCCTGGAG GAGTACTCGGCTGTGAAGTCCCTGGAAGTGATTGTCCAAGCCAACATCACCGTGAAGTCCTCCATCAAGAACTTGCTGCTCAGAGATGCCTCCACAGTG ATCCCAGTGATGGTATACCTGGACCCCGTGGCTGTGGTGGCAGAAGGAGTCCCCTGGTGGGTCATCCTTCTGGCTGTACTGGCCGGGCTGCTGGTGCTGGCGCTGCTGGTGCTGCTCATGTGGAAG ATGGGATTCTTCAAGCGAGCGCGGTACCCCGAAGCCACTGTGCCCCAGTACCACGCGGTGAAGATCCCACGGGAAGACCGGCAGCAGTTCAAGGAGGAGAAGACGGGCACCATCCTGAGGAACAACTGGGGCAGCCCCCGGCGGGAGGGCCCCGATGCACACCCCATCCTGGCTGGGGATGGGCACCCGGAGCTGGGCTCCGATGGgcaccctgtgccaggcactgcctaG